Proteins co-encoded in one Malus domestica chromosome 09, GDT2T_hap1 genomic window:
- the LOC114826903 gene encoding disease resistance protein RML1A-like, which translates to MDTSSSAHGAGSAASSSSSQSSNRWKYEVFLSFRGEDTRNTFTDHLFIALRNAGINTFIDNQLTRGENIQSELDQEIEGSRIAVIVFSKEYAESRWCLRELSKIMRCLKDQEGKIVCPIFYDVDPSQVRKQEDSFGEAFQKHETTEDPNEVKQWREDLKASADLGGWNLKTTADGREGVFIEKIIGDIKGLLKPTDLKEAKHSVGIAFRMQEFNTKYLDIVGSPDVQIIGIWGTGGIGKTTLAKEICSKYGHSFSNQCYLEEVRSNKKNMVSLQEQLLRDLLKRHDIKVSSVAEGTKEIEKRLGSMKVLVVVDDIDDADQLDKLAISHVSFGPGSRIIITTRDEHVLNIQKVDKRYKAQGMTNDEAFELLSWHAFGNPRPDEEYIELARDVVDYCGGLPLALEVVGRLLATKKSKSIWKSTLEKLKNIPDRKIHETLKLSYDGLRDDHVKGVFLDISCFFLGWGKLLVTAILDGCSRFSVEAEITTLCERCLLYIDVEKNLRMHDLIRDMGREILRAESSVELGKRSRLWHSEDAKTVLRNKLGTEAVEGLTLFLPKDSDDEQSFSTEAFKKMWRLKFLKLENVKLTGSYKHLSKELRLLYWDGFPLKAIPADFDQRNLVFMQLTSSKIVRVWEDSNLLPKKLKYLILGGCHNLTKLPDFSKLPLLEVLNLGGCKGLCGAYHFLAQLKMIQALNLSNCNITDGAVLEIIGSLSSLRALYLSGNGFNRLPILSGLSQLQFLRLNHCTNLQAIPDLPNSLIELEANNCTALEIMSDFSEMSKMRKLELKECRKLKDIPNLENSLDYMVSIHMEGCTSLTGTFKENLQTKNAFGGIFLSGNDIPHRLAYVAREDEIVQFVVPQSNDYIRGLALGIVYSSKNDDSTGFLSIDVVNLAQRTRFRIWAMKATVTASHEDHLWLGNISNKKLNLKGGDMVLVGAKFYGDKRIEVNKTGVDIVKWDLSDSGTNWDTYVTKPYKSIEDGARSRVSDVGTDADTLLSYCHVFLCYKTPEAWPWRNKGPEFDPLTRFFASALKARKNDITVKTLLSVIEGHEGTEFSDGDVLIFPQMIKYRGLKESDVDSFVDDVLVNDKPWAFGVQEPLTGPRVFICAHISDNLFSARLVAGILIYNFKHETKLRGLTDQVFVTACFQIGGRKYARELRIYNPDSDGSMTCHWYPFVTFSAVSQLLDKHIGKGEIIERHWRGQMGASSDKAEEINDRELPNGEENKKIEEKPQERNQIHQEKGNQIENNENFSGCCQGANSDGFTCCEEVSLEENGGSEEKKPKETRGSCAIKDALRKLSSLIGNWKQSNVLAAAAVVGAVAIVVVAYSFYRRSR; encoded by the exons ATGGATACCAGCAGCTCCGCCCATGGAGCTGGCTCTGCCgcctcttcgtcttcttcgcagAGCTCAAACCGCTGGAAGTACGAGGTGTTCCTGAGCTTTAGAGGCGAAGACACCCGCAACACTTTCACAGACCACCTCTTCATTGCGTTACGCAATGCTGGAATTAACACGTTTATAGACAACCAGCTCACAAGGGGGGAAAACATACAGAGTGAACTTGACCAAGAAATCGAAGGGTCGAGAATCGCTGTCATCGTCTTCTCGAAGGAGTACGCGGAGTCCCGGTGGTGCCTGAGGGAGCTGTCAAAGATCATGAGGTGCCTAAAAGATCAAGAGGGGAAAATCGTCTGTCCAATATTCTACGACGTTGACCCTTCTCAAGTCAGGAAACAGGAAGATAGTTTTGGGGAAGCATTTCAGAAGCATGAAACGACTGAAGATCCAAATGAGGTCAAGCAGTGGAGAGAGGATCTGAAGGCTTCTGCAGATTTGGGCGGCTGGAATCTCAAAACCACGGCCGACGG CCGTGAAGGAGTGTTTATCGAGAAAATTATTGGGGACATCAAGGGACTATTGAAACCCACAGACTTAAAAGAAGCCAAACACTCAGTTGGAATAGCTTTTCGCATGCAAGAATTCAACACTAAATACTTAGACATTGTGGGTTCACCTGATGTTCAAATAATTGGAATTTGGGGTACAGGCGGTATAGGTAAAACAACGCTTGCCAAAGAGATTTGTAGTAAATATGGTCATAGTTTCAGCAATCAATGTTACCTTGAAGAGGTGAGgagtaacaagaaaaatatggttAGTCTGCAAGAACAACTTCTTCGAGATCTTTTGAAACGGCATGACATTAAGGTAAGCAGTGTTGCTGAAGGAACCAAGGAGATAGAGAAAAGACTTGGAAGCATGAAGGTACTTGTCGTGGTTGATGACATAGATGATGCGGACCAATTAGATAAATTGGCGATATCACATGTCTCGTTTGGTCCCGGAAGTAGGATTATTATAACAACAAGAGATGAACATGTGTTGAATATACAAAAGGTGGATAAAAGATATAAAGCACAAGGAATGACTAATGACGAAGCTTTTGAGCTCCTTAGTTGGCATGCCTTTGGAAATCCTCGTCCCGACGAAGAATATATTGAGCTCGCAAGAGATGTTGTTGATTATTGTGGAGGACTGCCTCTAGCTCTTGAAGTTGTTGGCCGTTTGTTGGCTACGAAAAAGAGTAAAAGCATATGGAAAAGTACAttggaaaaattgaaaaatattccTGATAGAAAAATTCATGAAACGCTTAAATTAAGCTACGATGGGCTACGTGATGATCATGTGAAGGGTGTGTTCCTTGACATATCTTGTTTCTTTCTTGGATGGGGTAAACTTCTTGTCACGGCAATATTGGATGGTTGTAGTCGTTTTTCTGTAGAAGCAGAAATTACCACACTTTGCGAACGATGTCTCTTATATATTGATGTAGAGAAAAATTTGAGGATGCATGATTTGATTCGAGATATGGGAAGAGAAATTTTGCGGGCAGAATCTTCTGTGGAATTGGGAAAACGTAGTCGAttgtggcatagtgaagatgCAAAAACCGTGCTTAGGAACAAATTG GGAACAGAAGCAGTTGAAGGCCTAACCTTATTTTTGCCAAAAGATTCTGATGACGAGCAAAGCTTCAGTACAGAAGCGTTTAAGAAGATGTGGCGTCTGAAATTTCTCAAGCTGGAAAATGTAAAGTTGACTGGAAGCTACAAACATCTTTCCAAGGAGTTAAGATTGTTGTATTGGGATGGATTTCCTCTTAAAGCCATACCAGCAGATTTTGATCAACGAAACCTAGTTTTTATGCAACTGACCAGCAGCAAGATTGTACGAGTTTGGGAGGATTCGAACCTG TTGCCTAAGAAGTTGAAGTATCTCATTCTTGGAGGCTGCCATAACTTGACTAAATTACCAGACTTTTCAAAACTCCCACTTCTCGAGGTATTGAACCTCGGTGGCTGTAAGGGTTTGTGTGGGGCTTACCATTTTTTAGCACAACTGAAGATGATTCAGGCATTAAATCTCAGCAACTGCAATATAACAGATGGTGCCGTTCTCGAAATAATTGGGAGTCTATCTTCTTTAAGAGCTTTATATCTAAGTGGGAATGGTTTTAATAGGCTACCCATTCTCAGTGGCCTTTCTCAGCTTCAGTTTTTACGTCTAAATCATTGCACAAACCTTCAGGCAATCCCAGATTTGCCGAACAGTTTGATTGAATTGGAAGCGAATAACTGCACTGCACTGGAAATAATGTCCGACTTTTCAGAGATGTCGAAAATGAGGAAATTGGAACTGAAAGAATGCCGCAAACTCAAAGATATTCCAAACTTGGAGAACTCATTGGACTACATGGTTTCAATTCATATGGAAGGGTGTACCAGTCTCACTGGTACTTTTAAGGAGAACCTCCAAACG AAAAATGCATTTGGTGGAATTTTTCTCTCTGGAAATGATATTCCTCACCGGTTAGCCTACGTCGCGAGAGAGGATGAAATTGTCCAATTTGTAGTGCCGCAAAGTAATGATTATATAAGAGGGTTGGCTTTGGGCATCGTTTATTCTTCGAAAAACGACGATTCTACTGGGTTTCTATCCATTGATGTTGTTAATCTTGCCCAGCGAACTAGATTTCGCATCTGGGCAATGAAGGCCACCGTAACTGCTTCCCATGAAGATCATCTTTGGTTGGGAAATATTTCAAACAAGAAGCTCAATCTGAAAGGCGGCGACATGGTTCTTGTAGGAGCAAAATTTTATGGAGATAAAAGAATTGAGGTGAACAAAACAGGAGTAGATATTGTAAAGTGGGATTTGTCTGATAGTGGTACTAATTGGGACACCTATGTGACTAAGCCATATAAGTCTATTGAAGACGGTGCTAGGTCAAGAGTGTCTGATGTAGGCACTGATGCCGATACACTATTGAGCTATTGCCACGTTTTCCTCTGCTACAAGACCCCAGAGGCCTGGCCATGGCGCAACAAAGGCCCTGAGTTCGATCCACTCACTAGGTTCTTCGCATCTGCTCTCAAAGCTCGCAAGAACGACATCACCGTTAAG ACGTTGCTATCAGTAATTGAAGGACACGAAGGAACTGAGTTTTCCGACGGGGATGTGTTGATTTTCCCACAAATGATCAAATATAG GGGCTTGAAAGAGTCGGATGTGGATAGCTTTGTTGATGATGTCCTTGTGAATGACAAACCATGGGCTTTCGGAGTGCAAGAGCCGTTGACTGGCCCCCGTGTATTTATATGCGCACATATTAGTGACAATCTTTTTTCCGCACGTTTGGTCGCAGGTATTCTCATTTATAATTTCAAACATGAGACTAAGCTGCGAGGATTGACAGATCAGGTATTTGTTACTGCTTGCTTTCAAATTGGAGGCCGCAAGTATGCTAGAGAACTCAGGATCTACAACCCAGATTCAGATGGAAGCATGACATGCCATTG GTATCCCTTCGTCACCTTTTCTGCCGTGTCGCAATTGCTTGATAAGCATATTGGGAAGGGAGAGATTATAGAACGACATTGGAG GGGCCAAATGGGAGCATCTTCTGATAAAGCTGAAGAAATTAATGACCGGGAGCTTccaaatggagaagaaaataagaaaatcgAGGAGAAGCCACAAGAAAGGAATCAGATTCACCAAGAAAAGGGCAATCAGATTGAGAATAATGAGAACTTTTCAGGCTGTTGCCAAGGTGCTAATAGTGATGGATTTACATGTTGCGAAGAAGTAAGTTTGGAAGAGAACGGTGGAAGTGAGGAAAAAAAGCCGAAAGAAACCAGAGGGTCGTGTGCCATAAAGGATGCCTTACGGAAGCTGTCAAGCTTGATTGGGAACTGGAAGCAAAGCAATGTTCTCGCAGCTGCTGCTGTGGTTGGAGCAGTGGCAATAGTGGTTGTGGCCTATAGCTTTTACAGAAGGTCACGCTGA